In Saprospiraceae bacterium, a genomic segment contains:
- a CDS encoding gliding motility-associated C-terminal domain-containing protein has protein sequence MNDYFFIKGEDGYIVEILSIYDRLGEKVFEIMGVPVNEPLAGWNGSFQSKKLNPGVYFYYARIINKQKEIIEIKGDLNLIR, from the coding sequence ATCAATGATTATTTTTTCATCAAAGGAGAAGATGGATACATCGTAGAAATCCTATCCATTTACGATCGTTTGGGGGAAAAAGTATTTGAAATTATGGGTGTGCCTGTAAATGAACCGCTTGCAGGATGGAATGGAAGTTTTCAATCAAAAAAATTAAATCCCGGAGTTTATTTTTACTATGCCAGGATTATAAACAAGCAAAAAGAAATTATTGAAATCAAAGGAGATCTAAACTTAATCAGGTAA
- a CDS encoding DUF4440 domain-containing protein: MKNNQNLIALLGLFLLGLISCAAPAEAPKESLDMGKLKTEIQAMEDAFAAGEKAKDAAAVVAYYADDAVSHSRNEEPTVGKAAIQTRMQGRLDKDTSGNYNVYQVVDLFAEGNMALEIGSWTEHNADSTVKDKGHYMSYFEKRNGKYVCVRDMSVSTMPEKKEEMKKEN, translated from the coding sequence ATGAAAAACAATCAAAATCTCATTGCATTATTGGGCTTGTTCCTTTTAGGCCTGATATCCTGTGCTGCACCGGCAGAAGCTCCCAAAGAAAGTTTAGACATGGGCAAACTCAAAACTGAAATCCAGGCGATGGAAGATGCCTTTGCTGCCGGTGAAAAAGCCAAAGATGCAGCAGCAGTAGTCGCTTATTATGCTGATGACGCAGTCAGCCATAGCAGAAATGAAGAACCTACTGTAGGCAAGGCAGCCATTCAAACCCGTATGCAGGGTCGCCTGGATAAAGACACCAGTGGTAATTACAATGTTTATCAGGTCGTCGATCTTTTTGCGGAAGGAAATATGGCTCTTGAAATTGGATCCTGGACAGAACACAATGCAGATAGCACTGTAAAAGATAAAGGCCATTACATGAGTTATTTTGAAAAAAGAAATGGAAAATATGTTTGCGTTCGCGACATGAGTGTGAGTACTATGCCAGAGAAAAAGGAAGAAATGAAGAAAGAAAATTAA
- a CDS encoding fatty acid desaturase, with the protein MNAQEATISDFVITTESAPHAARASKILKEFPQVKTLFSKNILTFPITVGLVALQVYLSYVFASTSWIALILGSYLIGAFISHALFVMIHECSHQLIFKSHTANRLLGLVANFPHLLPSFISFEKYHLKHHAFQGVYDLDSDLPSRWEARLIDANLFMKALWLLFFPIFQAIRIFRIRSTKPFDAWTLFNFLTQILFGIAIVYFFGWKALIYMALSFSFSVGLHPLGARWVQEHYLTEDDHQETYSYYGILNKLSFNVGYHNEHHDFPAIPWNKLPDLKNLAPEYYDHLKSHKSWFKLFIEFLVNKKISLFSRIVRADK; encoded by the coding sequence ATGAATGCACAAGAAGCTACCATTTCTGATTTTGTGATAACAACCGAAAGTGCTCCGCACGCAGCACGGGCCAGCAAAATCTTAAAAGAATTTCCACAAGTAAAAACCTTGTTCAGTAAGAACATTTTAACCTTTCCCATCACGGTTGGGCTGGTTGCTCTTCAGGTTTATTTATCTTACGTTTTTGCATCAACTTCCTGGATTGCACTCATTTTGGGATCTTACTTGATTGGTGCCTTTATCAGTCATGCATTGTTTGTCATGATTCACGAGTGTAGCCATCAGTTAATTTTCAAGAGTCACACAGCAAACAGATTACTCGGACTAGTCGCCAATTTTCCGCATCTGTTGCCCAGTTTTATATCATTTGAGAAATACCATCTCAAACACCATGCATTTCAAGGGGTTTATGATCTCGATTCTGATTTACCTTCCAGATGGGAAGCCCGGTTGATCGATGCTAATTTATTCATGAAGGCATTGTGGTTGTTATTTTTTCCTATTTTTCAGGCGATCCGAATTTTCCGAATCCGATCAACCAAGCCATTTGATGCCTGGACCTTGTTTAATTTTCTTACACAAATTTTATTTGGAATTGCAATTGTATATTTCTTCGGTTGGAAAGCTTTGATCTATATGGCCCTTAGTTTTAGTTTTTCAGTTGGATTGCATCCACTCGGTGCCCGTTGGGTTCAGGAGCATTATTTAACTGAAGACGATCATCAGGAAACTTACAGTTATTACGGCATACTCAACAAGCTTTCATTCAATGTAGGCTATCATAACGAACATCACGACTTTCCAGCAATACCCTGGAATAAATTGCCCGATCTTAAAAATCTTGCACCCGAATATTACGATCATTTGAAATCGCATAAATCCTGGTTTAAATTATTCATCGAATTTTTGGTGAATAAAAAAATCAGTCTATTCTCGCGAATTGTTAGAGCCGATAAATAA
- a CDS encoding PKD domain-containing protein, with protein sequence MKKNLTLVFGLICQFIIAQSVSLKPLNTQVDPATHDHLKAYSVLALDPAVVRNKLDANSGNVKELTIRTPEKVWILELFEYSLIAPYASRMTTDPKNPTRLEPRKDFRTFKGHIKGQNASFVSMSIANGFMKLMVDDRKERYFIEPLNPESLSDDLPASHQFLLYKNSDVKPTPGVTCGADILDQRIKEGHQHIENKKLESRAATCPKCAEVQISICADYSMFLKYGSDVAATENQMLSVLADVQTVFDNEFENEYEYQVTGMWVSDDFARDPWAMTRDIFVQLDEFTAVAPQIFPVAYEVATNWSAKYTTGVIGVAFLSQVCRNTPYNVCSDFLGSGGRQGDYLTLQAHELGHNWSMEHDGSLSPTIMAPTINGSSRWSAQSVFSLNNYVNIHQLLGWCLSMCPGSEAPSADFEAIPTYGCQPVVVRFNNLSQFTDTWEWSFPGGTPSTSTLENPVVTYRVAGTYEVSLKASNFRCEAEVVKIGYIEVNDVPVSGFSFGQQGKEVFFIDQSQRADEYFWDFGDGNTSEEASPFHIYDRDTIYTVTLKVKNDCGMHTSKKIVSIVSIPFADFEADTTGGCAPKIIKFFDKSTNNVKKWQWEFKGGSPSVSTEVNPVVRYDNPGVYDVRLTVYASRFDHALTKKLYITIDSLPNAEFDFKSNGNQVDFTSYSRFAKSHFWDFGDSQTSTQENPSHTYTEGRYDVMYITSNACGSDTAFTQVTIGQKPIAGFQVNNSKGCIPYQVQFQNTSTAAATAFRWYFPGGNPSTSTDKDPLVTYDNTGVFDVSLVAYNPLFSDSTGQAGFIEVSKVPVSNFVNTISGFKVFYTNQSTGSSNYFWDFGDNQISFEKDPEHEYGAEGEYDVRLVVQNECGWDTMDRKIAVYLIPKVNYAADTLKGCPPLTVQFFDRSSIDVIEWDWQFENGTPSISNEKNPKVVFYDKGKYTVKLTVKNTNGTNALTRLQYIQVLSPVLCPEFPKGDRSLLNSDINIHPFGSGIDKRSKDDIIEALTPHLAPNPSNGQFYIWSDASDQNLMQMEIFNLGGQSRFKKILRNPTESISLNNLEAGNYFVKFSSSKISKVTKLVIL encoded by the coding sequence ATGAAAAAAAATTTAACACTTGTTTTTGGCTTGATTTGCCAATTCATTATTGCCCAATCCGTATCGCTTAAACCCTTGAATACCCAGGTGGACCCTGCCACACACGACCACCTGAAAGCTTATTCAGTATTGGCTTTGGACCCTGCCGTTGTCCGCAACAAATTGGATGCAAATTCCGGCAACGTCAAAGAATTAACCATTCGGACACCCGAAAAGGTTTGGATTTTGGAATTGTTTGAGTATTCTCTGATAGCTCCTTATGCTTCAAGAATGACGACAGATCCGAAAAATCCAACCAGACTGGAACCAAGAAAAGATTTCAGAACTTTTAAAGGTCATATCAAGGGGCAAAATGCTTCTTTTGTTTCGATGTCTATTGCAAATGGATTTATGAAACTCATGGTAGATGATCGAAAGGAGCGATATTTCATCGAGCCTTTGAATCCTGAAAGTTTATCAGACGACTTGCCTGCATCTCATCAATTTCTTCTCTACAAAAATTCAGATGTCAAACCTACACCCGGAGTTACCTGCGGAGCAGACATTCTCGACCAAAGAATTAAGGAAGGACACCAACATATTGAAAACAAAAAACTGGAATCCAGAGCTGCCACTTGTCCCAAATGTGCTGAAGTTCAAATCAGTATTTGCGCAGATTATTCCATGTTCTTAAAATATGGAAGTGATGTAGCGGCCACAGAAAATCAAATGTTATCTGTACTTGCTGATGTACAAACAGTTTTTGATAATGAATTTGAGAATGAATATGAATATCAGGTAACGGGCATGTGGGTATCCGATGATTTTGCCAGAGATCCATGGGCAATGACCCGCGATATTTTTGTGCAGTTGGATGAATTTACTGCAGTTGCGCCCCAAATTTTTCCGGTAGCTTACGAAGTAGCCACAAATTGGTCTGCAAAGTATACAACTGGTGTTATTGGCGTTGCTTTTCTTTCTCAGGTATGCCGGAACACTCCCTATAATGTTTGTAGCGATTTCCTTGGCTCCGGGGGCAGACAAGGTGACTATCTCACTTTACAGGCTCATGAATTAGGACATAATTGGAGTATGGAACACGATGGAAGTCTTTCCCCTACCATCATGGCCCCAACCATTAATGGTAGTAGCCGTTGGTCTGCACAATCTGTGTTCAGTTTAAATAATTATGTAAATATTCATCAGCTTTTGGGATGGTGTTTGAGTATGTGCCCTGGCTCAGAAGCACCTTCTGCTGATTTTGAAGCTATACCTACATATGGCTGCCAGCCAGTGGTGGTCCGTTTTAACAATCTTTCCCAATTTACAGATACTTGGGAATGGTCTTTTCCCGGAGGTACTCCGTCAACATCAACATTAGAGAATCCAGTAGTGACTTATCGGGTTGCAGGAACTTATGAAGTTTCATTAAAAGCCAGCAATTTTAGATGCGAAGCTGAGGTCGTTAAAATCGGATATATCGAAGTAAATGATGTTCCTGTATCTGGTTTTAGTTTTGGACAACAGGGTAAAGAAGTATTCTTTATTGACCAATCTCAGAGAGCTGACGAATACTTTTGGGATTTTGGAGATGGAAATACCAGTGAAGAGGCGAGTCCTTTCCATATTTATGACAGAGATACTATTTACACAGTCACATTAAAAGTTAAGAATGATTGTGGAATGCATACTTCTAAAAAAATAGTTTCCATTGTCAGTATTCCTTTTGCTGATTTTGAAGCAGATACTACAGGCGGCTGTGCGCCAAAAATTATTAAATTCTTTGACAAATCAACCAATAATGTTAAAAAATGGCAATGGGAATTTAAAGGTGGCTCACCCAGCGTATCTACAGAAGTGAATCCGGTTGTCCGCTATGACAATCCCGGTGTTTATGATGTCAGACTGACGGTCTATGCTTCCAGATTTGATCATGCTTTAACGAAAAAACTTTACATCACCATAGATAGTTTGCCTAACGCGGAATTTGATTTTAAATCGAATGGCAATCAGGTTGATTTCACCAGTTATTCCCGATTTGCAAAATCGCATTTCTGGGATTTTGGCGATTCACAAACAAGTACCCAGGAAAATCCAAGCCATACTTATACAGAAGGTCGTTATGATGTGATGTATATCACAAGTAATGCTTGTGGATCTGATACTGCTTTCACACAGGTGACGATCGGCCAAAAACCCATTGCAGGATTTCAAGTCAACAATTCTAAGGGATGTATACCATATCAGGTTCAGTTTCAGAATACGTCTACAGCAGCAGCAACAGCTTTCAGATGGTATTTTCCGGGTGGCAATCCGTCAACCAGCACCGACAAAGATCCTTTGGTAACTTACGATAATACCGGTGTTTTTGATGTGAGCCTGGTTGCTTACAATCCGCTGTTTTCAGACTCAACAGGGCAGGCTGGTTTTATTGAAGTCAGTAAAGTGCCTGTTTCGAATTTCGTGAATACAATTTCAGGTTTTAAAGTTTTTTATACCAACCAATCGACCGGCAGTTCCAACTATTTCTGGGATTTTGGAGATAATCAAATTAGTTTTGAAAAAGATCCGGAACACGAGTATGGTGCAGAAGGGGAATACGATGTGAGATTGGTTGTGCAAAACGAATGCGGATGGGATACCATGGATCGAAAAATTGCTGTGTATTTGATCCCTAAAGTAAATTATGCTGCAGATACTTTAAAAGGATGTCCACCGCTAACAGTTCAATTCTTTGATCGCTCTTCCATTGATGTTATTGAATGGGATTGGCAATTTGAAAACGGTACGCCATCAATATCCAATGAAAAAAATCCTAAAGTTGTTTTTTACGATAAAGGAAAATATACCGTGAAGCTCACAGTGAAAAATACCAACGGAACCAATGCACTCACGCGTTTACAATACATTCAGGTTTTATCACCGGTGCTCTGTCCCGAATTTCCAAAAGGGGACAGGAGCCTATTGAACAGTGATATTAATATCCATCCTTTTGGTTCAGGTATTGATAAACGGTCGAAAGATGATATCATTGAAGCCTTGACTCCACACCTGGCTCCAAATCCAAGCAACGGTCAGTTTTATATTTGGTCTGACGCTTCTGATCAGAATCTAATGCAAATGGAAATATTTAATTTAGGTGGACAATCCAGGTTTAAAAAGATTTTGAGGAATCCGACAGAATCCATTTCTTTAAACAATTTGGAAGCCGGAAATTACTTTGTGAAATTCAGTTCTTCTAAGATTAGTAAAGTAACAAAGTTAGTCATCTTGTAA
- a CDS encoding PKD domain-containing protein produces MRPLQTKVVDGTDEHLKAYELLTLKVQEIVKQIDGTAGNIEYITLSTPKFKWTLQLFEYSFLTSKYKRFTGSSGAIKELERRNDFRSFKGFIKGNNQSKVSLFVADGFFKLMIEDTKETYFIEPLDMESLNANLPANEQFIAYKKSDLIEKNGHKCGVKNHDEHILKNNITESVSQALAARPCKPCGEIQVALAADYNMYRKYGGDYAATENQMVTVLADVQTVFDDEFENEYVVEPTGIFIYEDKAMDPFDQLTNLNAMLDKFAVEAPSIFSSSAYDLATLWTAKFGPLGEVGVGYQGSVCDPARCYSVCSDFWGPGGRQPDYLTLQAHQFGHNFNMVHDPFSGPTIMAPGLPHGQIWSFLSKDALNLFVREAMFLGNCISICPNSSAPVPEFSSDVTYGCQPVTVKFKDNSLNTTTWKWKFPGGVPDTSILQNPVVVYRTPGIYPVTLEAGNHRCEVLITKTDFIEINDIPRADFNWGIQGREVFFINLSERGVDYFWNFGDGEFSDEMNPFHVYYTDSTYEITLRVVNDCGENTIKKTLKIESIPTAEFEADTAGACAPGNIHFKDMSSPNAKTFQWDFPGGVPSVSTQRNPVVRYDLPGKYDVRLTVYSTRFNSSITKKEYVTIDSVPVAGFTQSVNVGQVSFTHNSRYAKSHLWIFGDNTTSTDSSPVHLYTEGTYDVIYVAINNCGRDTARTKITIGVVPTPAFVSNRQSGCAPYQVSFQNQSVAANDYVWYFPGGNPSTSTDPNPTVSYPTKGKYDVKLVAKNVFYSDSITKKDFIEVRSKPDVDFNVSIVGFKAFFTNQTIDGTNYIWDFGNGKASFTQNPEMDYGVEGEFNVRLISQNICGTDTVIKKVAVYLIPKVNFSANTIKGCPPLKVNFQDLSSVDVVQWDWQFESGIPATSTAKNPEVIFNQHGKYAVKLTVKNSNGTNALTRVQYIEVQSPIECPEHTTNTKSLLDDKIFQHPFQGGDLNKYARVSKNLHSRIYPNPASQEIYFETQASAQNPSRIEIFALDGKPIMQANIEQKLYRFDAGNLSEGSYLVKITSGTNSQMERLVIIK; encoded by the coding sequence ATGCGTCCGCTTCAAACTAAAGTTGTAGATGGTACCGATGAACATTTAAAAGCGTATGAATTATTGACTTTAAAGGTGCAAGAAATTGTCAAACAAATTGATGGGACAGCAGGTAATATTGAGTATATCACATTGTCCACTCCAAAATTCAAATGGACTTTGCAATTATTTGAATATTCCTTTTTGACTTCAAAATATAAAAGATTTACAGGGAGTTCCGGGGCTATTAAAGAACTTGAAAGACGAAATGATTTCAGAAGTTTTAAAGGCTTTATCAAGGGAAACAATCAATCTAAAGTGAGCCTATTTGTGGCCGATGGTTTTTTTAAATTGATGATTGAGGATACTAAAGAAACGTATTTTATCGAACCTCTGGACATGGAAAGTTTGAATGCCAACTTGCCGGCAAACGAACAGTTCATAGCTTATAAAAAATCTGATTTGATCGAAAAAAATGGACACAAGTGTGGAGTCAAAAACCACGATGAACATATTCTTAAAAACAATATTACGGAGTCTGTTAGTCAGGCATTGGCTGCCAGACCTTGTAAACCTTGTGGTGAAATTCAAGTTGCACTTGCAGCAGATTACAACATGTACAGAAAATACGGCGGCGATTATGCAGCAACCGAGAATCAAATGGTTACTGTGCTTGCAGATGTGCAAACGGTATTTGATGATGAATTTGAAAATGAATATGTGGTAGAACCCACAGGTATTTTTATTTATGAAGATAAAGCAATGGATCCTTTCGATCAATTGACAAATCTAAATGCAATGCTCGATAAATTCGCAGTAGAAGCACCATCTATATTCTCAAGTTCGGCTTACGATTTGGCAACTTTGTGGACCGCCAAATTTGGACCTCTCGGAGAAGTTGGTGTAGGATATCAGGGATCAGTCTGCGACCCGGCACGTTGTTATAGTGTTTGCAGTGATTTCTGGGGACCTGGAGGAAGACAACCCGATTATCTTACTTTGCAGGCGCACCAGTTTGGACATAATTTCAATATGGTGCATGATCCATTTTCCGGACCGACTATTATGGCTCCCGGACTACCACATGGCCAAATTTGGTCATTTCTTTCTAAAGATGCTTTAAACTTATTTGTAAGAGAGGCGATGTTTTTAGGTAATTGTATTTCCATTTGCCCCAACTCGTCAGCTCCTGTACCGGAATTTTCATCTGATGTCACTTATGGTTGTCAGCCGGTTACCGTAAAATTTAAAGACAATTCACTTAATACTACAACTTGGAAATGGAAATTTCCAGGCGGTGTACCTGATACCTCCATTCTTCAGAATCCGGTGGTCGTTTATAGAACTCCTGGCATTTATCCTGTGACACTGGAAGCAGGAAATCATCGCTGCGAAGTGCTGATTACCAAAACTGATTTTATTGAAATTAACGATATTCCAAGGGCAGATTTTAACTGGGGTATTCAGGGTAGAGAAGTATTCTTTATCAATTTATCGGAAAGAGGAGTTGATTATTTTTGGAATTTTGGAGATGGTGAATTCAGCGATGAAATGAATCCTTTCCATGTTTATTATACAGATTCAACTTATGAAATTACCTTAAGGGTGGTCAATGATTGTGGCGAAAATACGATCAAGAAAACTTTAAAAATTGAAAGTATCCCCACTGCGGAATTTGAAGCAGATACAGCAGGCGCTTGTGCACCGGGTAATATTCATTTCAAGGATATGTCTTCACCCAATGCTAAAACATTTCAATGGGATTTTCCAGGTGGTGTTCCAAGTGTATCTACACAAAGAAATCCAGTCGTTCGTTATGATCTTCCCGGAAAATATGATGTCCGCTTAACGGTTTATAGTACTCGATTTAATAGCTCTATTACCAAAAAGGAATATGTAACGATTGATAGCGTTCCGGTCGCCGGATTCACCCAATCGGTCAATGTTGGTCAGGTGAGTTTTACACATAACTCAAGGTATGCAAAATCGCATTTGTGGATCTTTGGGGATAATACGACGAGTACAGATTCGAGTCCAGTCCACCTATACACAGAAGGTACTTATGATGTAATTTATGTTGCGATCAATAATTGTGGAAGAGATACTGCCAGAACCAAAATAACAATTGGTGTTGTGCCTACTCCGGCATTTGTTTCCAACAGACAATCGGGTTGTGCACCTTATCAGGTAAGCTTTCAAAATCAATCCGTAGCCGCCAATGATTATGTTTGGTATTTCCCTGGAGGAAATCCTTCTACAAGTACAGATCCAAATCCTACGGTGAGTTATCCAACCAAAGGAAAATACGATGTTAAATTGGTTGCTAAAAATGTGTTTTATTCAGATTCTATTACCAAAAAGGATTTTATAGAAGTTCGCAGCAAACCGGATGTCGACTTTAATGTATCCATAGTTGGATTCAAAGCATTTTTTACAAATCAAACCATTGATGGGACCAATTACATTTGGGACTTTGGAAATGGAAAAGCGAGCTTTACACAAAATCCGGAAATGGATTATGGTGTAGAAGGTGAATTTAATGTTCGATTGATTTCTCAGAATATATGTGGAACAGATACGGTCATCAAAAAAGTTGCCGTTTATCTCATTCCTAAAGTTAATTTCTCTGCAAATACCATAAAAGGTTGCCCGCCATTAAAAGTAAATTTTCAGGATTTATCAAGCGTAGACGTTGTACAATGGGACTGGCAATTCGAGTCCGGGATTCCGGCTACATCTACAGCTAAAAACCCGGAAGTCATTTTTAACCAGCATGGAAAATATGCCGTAAAACTTACCGTAAAAAATTCGAACGGTACGAATGCATTGACGCGAGTCCAATATATTGAAGTCCAATCTCCGATTGAATGTCCTGAGCATACCACTAATACAAAGAGTTTGCTGGATGATAAAATCTTTCAACACCCATTTCAAGGTGGAGATTTAAATAAATATGCAAGAGTTTCGAAAAACTTGCATTCGCGCATTTATCCAAATCCTGCTTCCCAAGAAATTTATTTTGAGACGCAGGCCAGCGCTCAAAATCCAAGCAGGATAGAGATCTTTGCCCTGGATGGTAAACCTATAATGCAGGCAAACATTGAGCAAAAATTGTATAGATTTGATGCTGGCAATTTGAGCGAAGGAAGTTATTTGGTAAAAATAACGAGCGGAACGAATAGTCAGATGGAACGGTTGGTTATTATCAAGTAA
- a CDS encoding mannose-1-phosphate guanylyltransferase, whose product MYTIENKFKNLHAVIMAGGVGSRFWPYSRNQKPKQFLDVLNCGSSLLQLTYQRLMAIIPNNNIWVVSHVDYSNLVKDQLPDISSDRILLEPSRKNTAACIMYASKHIQEVDPESLVFIAPSDHLIINTLEFNNALIKSAAFLANQSEGLLTFGIKASRPDTGYGYIRFQKNEDSLGVWPVAQFVEKPDPITAKSYMDSGNYVWNSGMFLWKNATILEMMKQHAPEVYSCFGTYKPGDVLDDIYDRCPSISIDYAVMEKTDKAFVLPVDFGWSDLGTWASLYELQEKDNDENVILGSHILLRDTNNCLVRNEENKIIALQGLDHLIIVNTAEALLICEKSQEQAIKQMVAELQTQFGNSVL is encoded by the coding sequence ATGTACACAATAGAAAATAAGTTTAAAAATTTACATGCGGTTATTATGGCCGGCGGAGTAGGTAGCAGGTTTTGGCCATACAGCCGCAATCAAAAACCCAAACAATTTTTAGATGTATTGAATTGTGGAAGTAGTTTATTGCAATTGACTTATCAACGTTTGATGGCCATTATTCCAAATAATAATATTTGGGTGGTCAGCCATGTTGATTATTCAAATCTCGTGAAGGACCAATTACCGGATATTAGTTCCGACAGGATTTTATTAGAACCAAGTCGCAAAAATACGGCTGCCTGTATTATGTACGCCAGTAAGCATATTCAAGAAGTAGATCCGGAGTCATTGGTCTTTATTGCACCATCTGATCATTTAATCATCAATACCCTCGAATTTAACAATGCGCTGATAAAATCAGCCGCATTCCTGGCCAATCAAAGTGAAGGTTTACTCACATTTGGGATCAAAGCTTCGCGTCCGGATACGGGTTATGGATACATTCGTTTTCAAAAAAATGAAGACAGCTTAGGAGTTTGGCCTGTAGCACAATTTGTTGAGAAACCTGATCCAATCACAGCCAAAAGTTATATGGATTCAGGCAACTATGTTTGGAACTCAGGAATGTTTTTATGGAAAAATGCAACTATCCTTGAAATGATGAAACAACATGCTCCGGAAGTTTACTCTTGTTTTGGTACATATAAACCCGGCGATGTACTTGATGACATTTATGATCGCTGTCCTTCCATTTCAATAGATTATGCGGTCATGGAAAAAACCGATAAGGCATTTGTATTACCTGTTGATTTTGGTTGGAGCGATCTCGGCACCTGGGCATCCCTTTATGAGCTGCAGGAAAAAGATAATGATGAGAATGTGATTTTAGGTTCGCATATTTTACTTCGCGATACTAACAATTGTTTGGTACGAAACGAAGAAAATAAAATTATTGCATTACAAGGACTTGATCATCTCATCATTGTAAATACAGCTGAGGCCCTATTGATTTGTGAAAAATCACAGGAACAGGCTATAAAACAAATGGTGGCGGAATTACAAACTCAATTTGGAAATTCAGTCTTGTAA
- a CDS encoding TonB family protein, which produces MLKPTLFFTGELTEILFESRNKSYGAYVLRHNYLRNKIIGTLSAYVIFLICILGPSLKCNKEQAPLVYITEVRLEAPPEFVLPKLMKQSTPANETKADIKKKIAKSETLIKVVEDHVEEPVQNKETRAPDPIESDSIHQSPILNPERTGMNDDGDFAVDFADVMPQFPGGNNALSWFIHSKLVYPREAVSLKTEGIVVIGFIVDSYGRVKQPKVLKSLTPVCDAEALRVVRLIPDWIPGKNKGRNVSVQFKLPIEFKLAR; this is translated from the coding sequence TTGCTGAAACCAACATTATTTTTCACCGGAGAACTCACCGAAATTCTATTTGAATCAAGGAATAAATCTTATGGTGCTTATGTATTGAGACATAACTATCTCAGAAATAAAATCATAGGAACACTCTCGGCTTATGTGATATTTTTAATTTGTATTCTTGGTCCTTCATTAAAATGCAATAAAGAGCAAGCACCATTAGTGTATATAACCGAAGTAAGACTGGAAGCTCCACCTGAGTTTGTTTTGCCAAAATTGATGAAACAAAGTACTCCGGCTAATGAGACGAAGGCAGATATTAAAAAGAAAATAGCCAAAAGTGAAACGTTGATCAAAGTAGTTGAGGATCATGTCGAAGAACCGGTTCAAAATAAAGAGACACGGGCTCCTGATCCCATTGAGAGTGATTCTATTCATCAATCACCGATCCTGAACCCGGAAAGAACCGGGATGAATGATGATGGGGATTTTGCTGTTGATTTTGCAGATGTGATGCCCCAATTTCCGGGTGGAAACAATGCATTGTCCTGGTTCATTCATTCAAAACTTGTATATCCCAGGGAAGCCGTTTCCTTAAAAACAGAGGGAATCGTAGTTATTGGATTTATCGTAGATTCCTACGGCAGGGTTAAGCAGCCTAAAGTTTTAAAATCCCTAACACCCGTTTGTGATGCAGAAGCATTAAGGGTCGTCAGACTTATACCTGATTGGATTCCCGGGAAGAATAAAGGTAGAAATGTAAGTGTACAGTTTAAATTGCCCATCGAATTTAAGTTGGCCCGTTGA